Proteins found in one Oryza glaberrima chromosome 4, OglaRS2, whole genome shotgun sequence genomic segment:
- the LOC127772042 gene encoding binding partner of ACD11 1-like isoform X1, with protein MAANTFSTVKVSNVSLKASLRDVKEFFSFSGDIVHVEMQSSDELSQVAYITFKDNQGSETAMLLTGATIVDMAVIVTPATDYELPASVLAALEPKDSKPSALQKAEDIVGTMLAKGFILGRDALDRAKALDEKHQLTSTATARVSSFDKKMGLSEKISVGTSAVNDKVKEMDQKYQVSEKTRSALAAAEQSVSTAGSAIMKNRYVLTGAAWVTGAFNKVANAANDVGTKAKEKIASEQEHKTVELESAEPNSSEGHGTQKDVDGEFAKIQVSESPEDIPISTTATVPITDEDSSQASPPAASPKKPEPAQGLIL; from the exons ATGGCG GCAAACACTTTTAGCACAGTCAAGGTGAGCAATGTGTCACTGAAAGCATCACTGCGAGATGTAAAGgaattcttttccttttctggtGACATTGTGCATGTTGAAATGCAAAG CAGTGATGAGCTGTCTCAAGTTGCCTACATTACTTTTAAAGACAATCAAGGATCTGAGACGGCTATGCTTCTTACG GGTGCCACAATAGTTGATATGGCTGTCATTGTCACGCCAGCTACCGATTATGAGCTACCAGCTTCTGTTTTAGCTGCTCTAGAG CCCAAGGATAGTAAGCCTTCTGCCCTTCAAAAGGCAGAGGACATTGTTGGGACCATGCTGGCCAAGGGATTCATTTTAGGTAGGGATGCACTGGACAGAGCAAAGGCCTTGGATGAGAAGCATCAACTCACATCAACTGCAACTGCTAGAGTATCTTCCTTTGACAAGAAAATGGGTTTAAGCGAGAAGATCAGTGTTGGCACTTCGGCTGTAAATGATAAAGTGAAGGAAATGGATCAGAAATACCAAGTCTCTGAGAAGACAAGGTCAGCACTGGCAGCTGCTGAACAGAGTGTCTCTACTGCTGGATCTGCCATCATGAAGAACAGGTATGTCCTTACTGGAGCAGCATGGGTAACTGGTGCTTTCAATAAGGTTGCCAATGCTGCAAATGATGTTGGCACAAAAGCAAAGGAAAAAATAGCATCTGAGCAGGAGCACAAGACTGTAGAGCTTGAGTCTGCAGAACCTAACAGCTCAGAAGGCCATGGAACACAAAAGGATGTGGATGGTGAATTCGCCAAGATACAGGTCTCTGAATCCCCTGAAGATATTCCCATCTCTACGACTGCAACCGTCCCCATTACTGATGAGGATTCCAGTCAGGCGTCTCCACCTGCCGCCTCTCCCAAAAAGCCAGAACCTGCGCAGGGGTTGATACTATGA
- the LOC127772042 gene encoding binding partner of ACD11 1-like isoform X4, translating into MQSDELSQVAYITFKDNQGSETAMLLTGATIVDMAVIVTPATDYELPASVLAALEPKDSKPSALQKAEDIVGTMLAKGFILGRDALDRAKALDEKHQLTSTATARVSSFDKKMGLSEKISVGTSAVNDKVKEMDQKYQVSEKTRSALAAAEQSVSTAGSAIMKNRYVLTGAAWVTGAFNKVANAANDVGTKAKEKIASEQEHKTVELESAEPNSSEGHGTQKDVDGEFAKIQVSESPEDIPISTTATVPITDEDSSQASPPAASPKKPEPAQGLIL; encoded by the exons ATGCAAAG TGATGAGCTGTCTCAAGTTGCCTACATTACTTTTAAAGACAATCAAGGATCTGAGACGGCTATGCTTCTTACG GGTGCCACAATAGTTGATATGGCTGTCATTGTCACGCCAGCTACCGATTATGAGCTACCAGCTTCTGTTTTAGCTGCTCTAGAG CCCAAGGATAGTAAGCCTTCTGCCCTTCAAAAGGCAGAGGACATTGTTGGGACCATGCTGGCCAAGGGATTCATTTTAGGTAGGGATGCACTGGACAGAGCAAAGGCCTTGGATGAGAAGCATCAACTCACATCAACTGCAACTGCTAGAGTATCTTCCTTTGACAAGAAAATGGGTTTAAGCGAGAAGATCAGTGTTGGCACTTCGGCTGTAAATGATAAAGTGAAGGAAATGGATCAGAAATACCAAGTCTCTGAGAAGACAAGGTCAGCACTGGCAGCTGCTGAACAGAGTGTCTCTACTGCTGGATCTGCCATCATGAAGAACAGGTATGTCCTTACTGGAGCAGCATGGGTAACTGGTGCTTTCAATAAGGTTGCCAATGCTGCAAATGATGTTGGCACAAAAGCAAAGGAAAAAATAGCATCTGAGCAGGAGCACAAGACTGTAGAGCTTGAGTCTGCAGAACCTAACAGCTCAGAAGGCCATGGAACACAAAAGGATGTGGATGGTGAATTCGCCAAGATACAGGTCTCTGAATCCCCTGAAGATATTCCCATCTCTACGACTGCAACCGTCCCCATTACTGATGAGGATTCCAGTCAGGCGTCTCCACCTGCCGCCTCTCCCAAAAAGCCAGAACCTGCGCAGGGGTTGATACTATGA
- the LOC127772042 gene encoding binding partner of ACD11 1-like isoform X2 — translation MAANTFSTVKVSNVSLKASLRDVKEFFSFSGDIVHVEMQSDELSQVAYITFKDNQGSETAMLLTGATIVDMAVIVTPATDYELPASVLAALEPKDSKPSALQKAEDIVGTMLAKGFILGRDALDRAKALDEKHQLTSTATARVSSFDKKMGLSEKISVGTSAVNDKVKEMDQKYQVSEKTRSALAAAEQSVSTAGSAIMKNRYVLTGAAWVTGAFNKVANAANDVGTKAKEKIASEQEHKTVELESAEPNSSEGHGTQKDVDGEFAKIQVSESPEDIPISTTATVPITDEDSSQASPPAASPKKPEPAQGLIL, via the exons ATGGCG GCAAACACTTTTAGCACAGTCAAGGTGAGCAATGTGTCACTGAAAGCATCACTGCGAGATGTAAAGgaattcttttccttttctggtGACATTGTGCATGTTGAAATGCAAAG TGATGAGCTGTCTCAAGTTGCCTACATTACTTTTAAAGACAATCAAGGATCTGAGACGGCTATGCTTCTTACG GGTGCCACAATAGTTGATATGGCTGTCATTGTCACGCCAGCTACCGATTATGAGCTACCAGCTTCTGTTTTAGCTGCTCTAGAG CCCAAGGATAGTAAGCCTTCTGCCCTTCAAAAGGCAGAGGACATTGTTGGGACCATGCTGGCCAAGGGATTCATTTTAGGTAGGGATGCACTGGACAGAGCAAAGGCCTTGGATGAGAAGCATCAACTCACATCAACTGCAACTGCTAGAGTATCTTCCTTTGACAAGAAAATGGGTTTAAGCGAGAAGATCAGTGTTGGCACTTCGGCTGTAAATGATAAAGTGAAGGAAATGGATCAGAAATACCAAGTCTCTGAGAAGACAAGGTCAGCACTGGCAGCTGCTGAACAGAGTGTCTCTACTGCTGGATCTGCCATCATGAAGAACAGGTATGTCCTTACTGGAGCAGCATGGGTAACTGGTGCTTTCAATAAGGTTGCCAATGCTGCAAATGATGTTGGCACAAAAGCAAAGGAAAAAATAGCATCTGAGCAGGAGCACAAGACTGTAGAGCTTGAGTCTGCAGAACCTAACAGCTCAGAAGGCCATGGAACACAAAAGGATGTGGATGGTGAATTCGCCAAGATACAGGTCTCTGAATCCCCTGAAGATATTCCCATCTCTACGACTGCAACCGTCCCCATTACTGATGAGGATTCCAGTCAGGCGTCTCCACCTGCCGCCTCTCCCAAAAAGCCAGAACCTGCGCAGGGGTTGATACTATGA
- the LOC127772042 gene encoding binding partner of ACD11 1-like isoform X3 encodes MQSSDELSQVAYITFKDNQGSETAMLLTGATIVDMAVIVTPATDYELPASVLAALEPKDSKPSALQKAEDIVGTMLAKGFILGRDALDRAKALDEKHQLTSTATARVSSFDKKMGLSEKISVGTSAVNDKVKEMDQKYQVSEKTRSALAAAEQSVSTAGSAIMKNRYVLTGAAWVTGAFNKVANAANDVGTKAKEKIASEQEHKTVELESAEPNSSEGHGTQKDVDGEFAKIQVSESPEDIPISTTATVPITDEDSSQASPPAASPKKPEPAQGLIL; translated from the exons ATGCAAAG CAGTGATGAGCTGTCTCAAGTTGCCTACATTACTTTTAAAGACAATCAAGGATCTGAGACGGCTATGCTTCTTACG GGTGCCACAATAGTTGATATGGCTGTCATTGTCACGCCAGCTACCGATTATGAGCTACCAGCTTCTGTTTTAGCTGCTCTAGAG CCCAAGGATAGTAAGCCTTCTGCCCTTCAAAAGGCAGAGGACATTGTTGGGACCATGCTGGCCAAGGGATTCATTTTAGGTAGGGATGCACTGGACAGAGCAAAGGCCTTGGATGAGAAGCATCAACTCACATCAACTGCAACTGCTAGAGTATCTTCCTTTGACAAGAAAATGGGTTTAAGCGAGAAGATCAGTGTTGGCACTTCGGCTGTAAATGATAAAGTGAAGGAAATGGATCAGAAATACCAAGTCTCTGAGAAGACAAGGTCAGCACTGGCAGCTGCTGAACAGAGTGTCTCTACTGCTGGATCTGCCATCATGAAGAACAGGTATGTCCTTACTGGAGCAGCATGGGTAACTGGTGCTTTCAATAAGGTTGCCAATGCTGCAAATGATGTTGGCACAAAAGCAAAGGAAAAAATAGCATCTGAGCAGGAGCACAAGACTGTAGAGCTTGAGTCTGCAGAACCTAACAGCTCAGAAGGCCATGGAACACAAAAGGATGTGGATGGTGAATTCGCCAAGATACAGGTCTCTGAATCCCCTGAAGATATTCCCATCTCTACGACTGCAACCGTCCCCATTACTGATGAGGATTCCAGTCAGGCGTCTCCACCTGCCGCCTCTCCCAAAAAGCCAGAACCTGCGCAGGGGTTGATACTATGA
- the LOC127770922 gene encoding uncharacterized protein LOC127770922: protein MSTSNNGGPTVAVKLYIDKEKKKVLFAESDKEFVDVLFSFLTLPLGTIVRLLGKQSQIGCLDELYKSVEALSEDYFQTKACKAMLLRPRNAAGSHCDRLKVKVDDTNERLIYVCPTSSCDARSFSSFWGVCNSCTSDLKFIIFDDLHVAAASTSTMFPLLGKFGLLEQRNIEEKVLELNSHKIINLLKRALVSKQSLTGLLCDHPVETDSVNLDHLREKLFPKQENTTDPKFNAVRITIVQTKDDSSVLYAEVGYDFVDLVFGLLSLPLGSTIKAYGQVTSGGSSGLDNLYRSINGSGIGCVKQECQSLLLSPMLAPFFGCAKIPNEMLVKKELTLDRTQVLKLLRPALPNPQQQKHSFLPAPPTQRTRFTSSSSSSSTTTTMAETKIEGPTIAVKLFVDKERSRVLFAESDKDFVDVLFGFLTLPLGTVVRLLGRQSQVGCLDELYKSVEDLSADYFHTKACKAMLLKPHNTAAEQCCLLKVKVDDTDQSAVYVCRDANCSANGDCGVTSVAGSVCKCGKVMEYIGEWPQDGGSTAAAGSDGGVFVKGCYKFIVTDDLHVAPASTSLMMSIFDKYGVRDPANLEQKILHLNAEKITCLLKRSLTSKQTLTGYYFDVPNPNDEANLYVLPESLYSEQDAEVDHKLNNMKIKVLQRKNNTSLLYAEVGEDFVDLLFGLLSIPLGSILKTYGKWSSNGCVDNIYMSIDGSAKGCMNPERQMLLVSPNVASFFGCSATNMLIQLGEAAPKQRNISGCFKCFKIAGFSCYGHCSDQIWNTGKKAYVYKNCLGTTKTCKLCEINPKVPSGGSHKGEGYVKPGVQKFMVTDDLHILPLSLTSTLQVVSESKVMELIRAVLVTRNTLSSVLLPPKKKKRLHLQSSLY from the exons ATGTCGACGTCGAACAATGGAGGGCCAACGGTTGCTGTCAAGCTGTACATCgacaaggagaagaagaaggtgcTGTTCGCGGAGTCTGACAAGGAGTTCGTCGACGTGCTCTTCAGCTTCCTCACTCTGCCTCTCGGCACGATCGTTCGCCTTCTTGGTAAGCAATCACAGATAGGATGCCTCGATGAGCTGTACAAGAGCGTAGAGGCCCTCAGCGAAGATTACTTCCAGACCAAAGCTTGCAAGGCCATGCTTCTTAGACCCCGCAATGCTGCAGGAAGTCATTGCGATCGGCTTAAGGTAAAAGTTGATGACACCAATGAAAGATTAATTTATGTTTGCCCAACATCCAGTTGTGATGCTCGTAGTTTTAGCTCATTCTGGGGTGTCTGCAACTCTTGCACT AGTGATCTGAAGTTCATCATCTTTGATGATCTCCATGTAGCTGCTGCTTCTACAAGTACCATGTTTCCCTTGCTTGGTAAGTTTGGGCTACTTGAGCAACGCAATATCGAGGAAAAGGTTCTTGAGCTTAATTCGCACAAG ATAATTAACTTGCTCAAGAGGGCACTGGTATCAAAGCAATCTTTAACTGGACTATTATGTGATCATCCTGTCGAAACGGACTCTGTGAATCTAGATCACCTCCGAGAGAAGTTGTTCCCTAAACAAGAGAACACGACTGATCCCAAGTTCAACGCTGTCAGGATAACAATTGTTCAGACGAAGGATGACTCATCAGTGTTATATGCTGAGGTCGGCTATGATTTTGTGGATCTTGTCTTCGGCCTCCTTAGCCTTCCACTTGGATCCACAATCAAGGCTTATGGACAGGTGACCTCCGGTGGAAGTAGTGGTCTTGATAACCTCTACAGAAGTATAAATGGAAGCGGAATAGGATGCGTAAAACAAGAATGCCAAAGCCTGCTACTGTCCCCAATGCTAGCACCCTTCTTTGGTTGCG CCAAGATTCCGAACGAGATGCTTGTGAAGAAAGAGCTCACCCTCGACAGAACCCAG GTTCTGAAGCTACTGAGGCCTGCATTG CCAAACCCTCAGCAGCAGAAGCATTCATTCCTCCCGGCTCCCCCCACCCAACGCACAcgcttcacctcctcctcctcctcctcctccaccaccaccaccatggcggAGACGAAGATCGAAGGGCCAACCATCGCCGTGAAGCTGTTCGTCGACAAGGAGAGGAGCCGGGTGCTGTTCGCGGAGTCCGACAAGGACTTCGTCGACGTCCTCTTCGGCTTCCTCACGCTGCCTCTCGGCACCGTCGTCCGCCTCCTCGGCAGGCAGTCGCAGGTCGGATGCCTCGACGAGCTGTACAAGAGTGTGGAGGATCTCAGCGCCGACTACTTCCACACCAAGGCCTGCAAGGCGATGCTTCTGAAGCCTCACAACACCGCAGCGGAGCAGTGCTGCCTGCTCAAGGTCAAGGTAGATGACACCGATCAGTCGGCGGTTTATGTTTGCAGAGATGCAAACTGCAGCGCCAATGGCGATTGCGGGGTAACCTCGGTCGCTGGTTCCGTTTGCAAATGTGGCAAGGTCATGGAGTACATTGGGGAGTGGCCACAGGATGGTGGTagcactgctgctgctggttcCGACGGTGGAGTTTTTGTCAAGGGATGCTATAAGTTCATCGTCACTGATGATCTCCATGTCGCACCTGCATCGACATCTCTAATGATGTCCATTTTTGACAAGTATGGAGTGCGTGATCCGGCTAATCTTGAACAAAAGATTCTCCATCTCAATGCAGAAAAG ATAACTTGCTTGCTCAAAAGATCACTGACATCCAAGCAAACTTTAACTGGGTACTACTTCGATGTCCCTAATCCAAACGATGAAGCAAATCTCTATGTGCTACCAGAGAGCTTGTATTCTGAACAAGATGCTGAAGTGGATCACAAGCTAAACAATATGAAGATAAAAGTTCTTCAGAGGAAAAACAACACCTCGCTGCTGTATGCTGAAGTTGGTGAAGATTTTGTCGATCTTCTCTTTGGCTTGCTAAGCATTCCACTTGGCTCCATATTAAAGACTTATGGTAAGTGGTCATCAAATGGATGTGTTGATAATATTTACATGAGCATAGATGGGAGCGCCAAAGGTTGTATGAATCCAGAACGCCAGATGTTGCTAGTATCCCCAAATGTGGCTTCTTTCTTTGGCTGCAGCGCTACTAATATGTTAATACAACTTGGAGAAGCAGCTCCAAAGCAGAGAAATATCAGTGGCTGCTTCAAGTGCTTCAAGATTGCTGGGTTTTCTTGTTATGGCCATTGTAGCGACCAAATTTGGAACACTGGTAAAAAGGCTtacgtatataaaaattgccTCGGCACTACAAAGACTTGTAAGCTTTGTGAGATTAATCCAAAAGTACCAAGCGGAGGTAGTCACAAGGGCGAAGGGTATGTCAAGCCAGGGGTTCAAAAATTCATGGTCACTGATGATCTGCATATTCTTCCTCTGTCCTTGACAAGCACCCTACAAGTAGTTAGTGAATCCAAG GTTATGGAGCTTATAAGGGCTGTTCTGGTGACTCGCAACACACTCAGCTCCGTGCTTCTGCctcccaagaagaagaagagactgCATCTCCAGTCTAGTCTGTATTAG